In Alkalihalobacillus sp. AL-G, the genomic stretch AACCGCGATGATTGCGCTATCGTGCGAGCCTGCTTCAACAGTTGTCTTGAAGAAGCCAGATTGGACATCTTTTACTTCAAACTTGTCCATGATTTGAGCAGCAGGGAATAAAAACCCACTTGTAGATGTCAAATCAGGTATTGCCCACGTTTTATCCTTCATATCTTCAATAGAATCGATTCCAGAATCAGCGCGTACAACGTATTGTGCTTTGTATGTACCGCTCCCATAACGTTCGGACTTCAAAATTACTTCTACGTTATGCTTCTCATTTGCAAGAACGTAACCGAATGCTGGCAAGAACCCGACTTGCACTTGGTTACTACCCATTGCTTCCACGAGTGCAGAGTAGCTTGTCATTACCTTACCCTCTACTTCAATACCAAGTTCTTCACCGAGCTTGTCGGCGAGAGGCTTGACTGTGTCTGCGATTTTATCAGAATCTTGAGATGGTACGAATCCCATGATGATTTTTTCTGGAGTTCCGCCATTGCCTCCGTTAGAACCACCGCTTGTGCCGCATGCTGTCAATCCAATCGTTAACAGGGCTGCAAACAACAAAGCAAAAACCTTTTTCATTCCCTTTTCCCCCTAGAAAAAAATTTAGTACAACACTTTGATTATGCTATAATTCTGCAAATTTTACCATACAAATTTACATAATTTACACTATTTTAACAACATTTTTTTGCGATAGGGTTGTAGAAGCATTATAATAGCTAGGAGTTAAGGGGTTGAATATTTTTTATAAGGGATGAACAAAATTATGAAACACTATTATCCGGAATGTAAATTGTTTATTTTTGACCTAGACGGAACATTATATGAGGATACTGATCACTTCGATTACTACGCTTCCTTATTAAAGGGAAAAGTAAAGCCGGTTTTTCAAGGGAACTTTATGAAGGATTACGAGGCGATGAAGCGTGGTGAACATCCAATTGGAATTGGAAAAGCATATGATGTTGACAGAGATGTTGTACTTACGCTCGATCCATTAACGCTGCAGGTTACTCATGTACAGGAATGGGACGGGACAGAGTGGGATACGGAAGAAATTGAAACCATCTATTCTGAGCTTCTTTCATTTGATTTTGAACATATG encodes the following:
- a CDS encoding phosphate/phosphite/phosphonate ABC transporter substrate-binding protein encodes the protein MKKVFALLFAALLTIGLTACGTSGGSNGGNGGTPEKIIMGFVPSQDSDKIADTVKPLADKLGEELGIEVEGKVMTSYSALVEAMGSNQVQVGFLPAFGYVLANEKHNVEVILKSERYGSGTYKAQYVVRADSGIDSIEDMKDKTWAIPDLTSTSGFLFPAAQIMDKFEVKDVQSGFFKTTVEAGSHDSAIIAVYEGDADVATTFDDARTTVEEDYPDVMEKLKVVAYTDEIPNDTISVTEELDDEFVQKIKETFLSFNEDEEMIQIMNDVYSWDAIIEAEDKEYDVVRSTYEKFQESISVDDL